GAACGGTAGGTGCGGAACCGGATCAAGTATCTCGGCCTGGACATCGATAGCCGCTGGCGCTACGAGGGGCACTTCGGCCGCCTGGTCCCACGGGTGGAGAGGGTGGCGACCATGCTTAGTCGCCTCATGCCTAACCTCGGGGGACCGCAGGAGAGAGTGCGCCGCTTCTATGTGGGAGTGGTGCGGGCCATGGCCCTATACGACTGTCCAGTATGGGCCGAAACCCTGGCGAAGTGCCGGCGTACCCGGCGCACACTCCGCCGCATACAGCGGCGGGTGGCTATCAGGGTTGTCAGGGCCTACCGCACCGTATCCACGGAGGCTGCACTGAACCTGGCGGGATCCCTCCACTTTGATCTCCAGGCGGTCGCTGCCGCTGAAGTTTATAGGCGTCGGCGGGAGTACCGCCGGAGTGGCGTGGATCCGCCGGGCGAGGCGGTCGAGGAGTGGAAGCGCCAGTCGCGACGACGCACGCGTGTTGCGTGGTGGTGGGAGCTGCTGGTCAGCCCCGCTGCCCGAAAGCGAGCCGTCGGCGCGGTTCTGGCCAACTTCGACAGTTGGCTTGACGGCGGGCATGGCGGGCTCACCTTCTGGCacacgcaggtgctcaccgAGCAAGGTTGCTTTGATGAGTACCTGCACAAAGTGGGTGCGGAGGCGACATCCGAGGGCCACCAATATGGGGCCGTGCTGAACACGGCCCAACACACGGTGGAGGAGTGCCCATCCTTTGCTGGTCAAAGGCGGGCGCTCCAAATGGAGATAGGTTGCGACCTCTCGCTGCCGGCCGTCGTTGCGGCCATGGTCGACTGCGAGAGGTCGTGGAAAGCGGTGGCCTTCTTCTGCGAGGCAGTCatctcgcagaaggaggcgGACGAGAGGGAGCGGGAGCTTGCCGATGAAGGCGGCGGGCAGCCGCCCCTTCTGCCCATCCCCTCCCTGGTGGAGGGGTCGGTACCGCGGGGCCCAGAGCTTCGTGAGTCGCTCGCCGCCCGCTGCCCGCCCTAATACAGCGCGGCCGGTGCGCGGAAACGGCCTCGCGCGCGCACACATGTCATGGGGTCACAGTCACGATGACCCCGACGTGTTGCGTGCGGAGCCGCGGGGGCCGAGACGGTTAGCGGTAAGGATTCGCCGCCGTCTTCGTGACCGGTCCCAAAGCGGTCGGTGCCGGGGTATGGCCCCCTGGCGCCGACAGAACGGTGTAGGGGGGAATGTTTGGCTCCCCCACACTGAGTAGGGCTCCCTAAAGATCTAGGGGAGCCTGGCCGCGGCGGCCGTGGTGGAGTTCGTAGGGGCGGGGAGGTTCGCTTCCCCGTCCTGGAGAGAGCCTGTGGTCGCTATGTTGCCCGATGTTGGCCATCGGAGGGTTTTAGTCGGTATCCCCGCGGGTGACGTTTTTCGCCTGCGgggagtcccacactacccggCGGAAGTCCCTACATCCGCCGGGTGTGCGTAATGCATTTTCCCctcgttataaaaaaaaggggggaCAAAATCGAACCAAAATCGGACAAACGGAAATAAAGCACGTAGTTTTGGAGCcgaaacgacgccgacggggGGAGACGCGAAAGCGCGAAGACGCGACCGAGAGACCGCTAGAAAAGTTAGGTAGAATCTCGGAGAGCATGAGGCTGGACGCACGCTTTCCTGGCACTGGGGCAGTTGGTCGAGGTCACCATGCCTCTTCCACAAACCTTCAGGTCGGGTCAAAAACCACGACCTAGCTGATATTCCCTTACACCAGGGTGGCGCTTCGGCGTCCTCCTGGGCGGGGAATTTCGGCGAAGTCGGCGGGCTGCGTCCGGTCAAGCCCACTCACCGCAGCTCCTCGTGGTGCTCCCGGGTCTTCGCTTCAGGAGTCGGCGCTCGCTTGCGAGAACCGACTTGTTGGATGCGGAAGGCGAACGCGGTGAGCTGGCATCTGGCGGGTCCTCTGTTGACGACATGGCAAGTTTGGGGGCATGAGTACGGCGCCCACCCGCAATGGGGTGCTTTGACAATGACCATGGACAACCGAGGATTAAGCGTTTACCGTGCAGAGGGCGTCGGATCCCTCAGTACCGGCGCGGTGAGGAGTAGTCGACCAGGCTCCCCCGCGTCGATATCTTACGACTGGGAGAACCCCGGGGTGGACCACCAGGCCCCCGGCTCCAGCAATGCGCCTGGGGAAGAGACGTCTGTAGCGGGGACCTCCTCCGCTGCGGCGTCTTCCGGCGTCAGGGTGCGCGAGGACGTGCTTTTCGCGTAGCCCGTCGTCCGGTTGAAGAGGGCGGAGGGGCGGGAGCTCCGCTCCGGCCGCCTCCTGGCGGCTGCAGACGCGTCCGGCACCGGCGCTAACTCCGACGGGTCAGTCAGCTCGGTGTGGTCGGCGCGCTCCCTGCAGTCGCCGCTAAGGAGGAAGCGAGGTCGACCCCCTACTGCTGGGGATTGTGTCGGTCTCGCCGACGCTAAGCGAAAGCCCAGCGAGAGGGAGCAGCGCCTGGCGATGGACGTCGCGGACCATTTAGTGTCCTCCGTCCGGATCACCAGGCCCTGCAAGCCCCTCAAGGGCGAAGAGGAGCTGGCGGAGGAGATGCGCCACGCGCCGACCGCCGAACTGGGCTCTCGGATTTTCGAGAGCTCGGAGGCGGTCCTGAGGGTTGCGAAATGCTTCAACAACCTTCAGGGGCTGATGGTGCGCCAGCTGCGGATTGCAGCGGCCACCATCAGACACGCTGCCGTCGAACAGGCGAAGCGTGCTAAGACCTCGGCCCGTGAGGTGGAGCTGGAGAAGACGGTCGCCGAGCTCAGGGCCCGCGTGACCGAGCTGGAAGCCCGGCTTGCGCGGGGCCCAGCCGCGCCTGCCGCGGTGCCGTCGGTGCCGCCGCCCGTCCATCCGGCGGTATCGGTGCCGGTGCCCCCTTCGCGGCCGAGTGCGTCCTCGACGGCGAGGTCGAGTTGGCCTGCTGCCTCGAGGCCTGCGCGCGCCGGTCCGTCGCGGAAGCCTGTGATGGGCGGCGCGACCCTCGCGCCGAGCGTGGACGTCGAGGCCCTCATCCGTCGCCTCTGCAGGGAGATGGAGGTGCGCCACGAGGCGCGTCTGTCGGCGGTATCGCTGGTGGCCGCCGCGAGCGGGGCTCCGCAGCGGATGCCGCGTGCCGCGCCGAGCCCTCCTGCGGGTCCCTCCCAACCTGACCCCTCGGCGGTGGGGAGCCGCCCCGGGACAGTCAGCGGGGAGcccgcgaaaaagaagagaggcaGGAAGAGGAGCGGGAAGAAGCAAGCGAGTGGCGCCGCTGCTCACCCTGCTCCGGCCTTGCCGGGCCGAGACCAGCCCCGTGCCGCGCACTCCCTGACCCGTCCGGCACCTGAGACATGGTCGAAGGTGCTTGGACGCGAGGAGAGGCGTGCGGGGGCGGcacgctctcgctctcgcggGGCGCGGCCGGCAGGAGCTCCAGCCGGGCCGTGGGTTCGTCCAGCGCGTGCGCCGAAGACGGCGGCGGTATCCCTCACCGTCGCCCCGGGCAGCGCCATGACCTACTCAGAGGTCATGGCAACGGGGGTCGCTGGCGTGCGGTTACGGGATGTCGGGGTAACCGGCATCCGGTACCGCAAGGGGCAGACCGGGTCCTCCATCTTGGAGATCCCGGGCCCGGACAGCGCTGCCGGGGCGGACCGCCTGGCCGGTCGCCTGGCGGAGCTGTTCGCCGGCACGGACGTGAGGGTGTCCAGGCCGATTAAATCCGCCGAGGCGCCGGTTAGCGGCCTGGACGCATCCGTCACGGCCGACGGCGTGGCGGCGGCAGTTGCCGCGTTAACCGTGTATCGGGTGGACGAGGTCCAAACCGGCATTATCCGGCGTTCCGGGTCCGGGCTGGGCACCGTCTGGCTCCGCTACCCGGCGGCTGCCATGAGGGCCCTCCTGGCGGCTGGCCGCCTGCTCGTCGGCTGGTCGTCCGCCCGAGTGGAGGCCTTGCCTGCGCGAGCCCCCCGATGCTTTAGGTGCCTGGAGCTCGGGCACGTGCGGCAGAAATGCCCCCTCGAGGCGGACCGCGGTGACCGGTGTTACAGCTGCGCCGGCGAGGGCCACCGGGCACGAGAGTCTACGGCGCCCCTGCGCTGCCCGGTCTGTGCTGACCTGGGCAGGCCAGCCGACCACCGGCTCGGGGACAAAAAATGTGCCCCTCCACCGCCAAAGCAGGGGAGGAAGGCGCGCATGACGACCCCGAGTTCGGGCGAATCTACGCCGGTCAATCGACCGGCGGCAGATGCGCCGGAGCTGGCGCCGACTGAGGCGCTGCGGGCGAGATCGCCCGCTGCGATGGAGGGTAGATCCGGCCCGGGGGAGGTCATGGACATGGCCTAAAGTTCATGCCCCGGGTCCGGATCCTCCAAGCCAACTTCAACCACTCGGCCAGGGCGCAGGACATATTTGTCCACTGCCTGGCCGAGTTAGGTGTGGGGTTGGCTGTCGCCGCGGAGCCATACCGCATCGCCGACCGCCCGAACTAAGTGGCCGACGCTTTGGGCTCCGCAGTGATAGTGGGGGCGACACCGCGCCCCTCCGAGTGTCCCCCTCGCGGCGTTCGAGTAGCTGCTGGACGGGGTCCGGGACGCATTGTTCCACTCTCCAGTAGCCCGAACGCTCGTGCTGGGCCACTTCAACGCCAAGTCCACGGCGTGGGGAGGCCCAGCAACGGACGCGAGGGGTCGGGCGGTGCTGGAGTGGGCGGCGAGCGCGGACCGCCGGCTGCTTAACCGGGGGTCCGTGAGCACGTGCGTGCGTTAGCAGGGAGAGTCGATCGTCGACTTGTCGTGGGCGATGCCTGCTGCCGCGCGTCTCGTGTCGGGATGGAAGGtagcggaggaggtggagtcCCTCAGTGACCACCTCTATATCCTTATGGATGTCTCCGCTGCCCCTCAGTACCATCCCGCTCGCGGACCCGCGCCGGGCCGACCGCCGCGCAGATGGGCGCTGAAGCGCTTGGAGAAAGACACCCTGACGGCGGCCGCCCTCGCCGCGTCCTGGCCGGATGCCCCAGCTGGACCGGTCGCGGACGTCGATCGGGAAGCTGGTTTCGGGAGTCATTGACGGCGGCGTGCGACGCCGCCATGCCCCGAGCTAGGAAGCTCCCGAGGCGGGCCGCTTACTGGTGGAGCGACGAGATTGCCGCGCTGCGTGCTACATACAGAGCAGCACGACGTCGCTTCACGAGGACCCGCCGGAGGCGGAACCGCGACCCGGCGAGGGAGGCAGCGCTGTATGAGGTCTAGCGAGAGGTCACGGTGGACCTCCAGCGCGCCATCAGGGGGGCCAAGGCGAGCGCCTGGGGAGAGCTCCTCGGGACTCTGGACAAGGATCCATGGGGGCGGCCCTACCGCATTGTGCTGGGCCGCATGCGCCCGGCCGCCCCCCCTGTCACGGAGTCCCTGGACCCCCCCGTTCTGGAGCGTGTCGTGTTTACCCTCTTTCCGGTAGATCCGGAGGAGGATCCGCGGCCGCTTCTGCCGGCGGAGGCCAGTAACTGATCCGCCGGCCTGGGGGTCACCGAGGGGGAGCTCGGGATGGCCGTCGGGCGAATGGTGGCCAGGAATACGGCACCAGGGCCCGACGGCATCCCTGGGCGGGCGCTCGCTTTGGCGCTGCGCGTCCTGGGACCGCGGCTCAGGCGTCTGTTCGACGGCTGCCTAGAGTCGGGGCGTGTTCCGCTGGCCTGGAAGCAGGCCCGGATGAACCTTatcccgaaaaagggaaagcccgcggattcgccctccgcgtatcggccgatctgcctcctcgacgaggcgggcAAGCTCTTCGACCCTGTGCTCGCAGCCCGCCTGTCGAGGGGCCTGTCCGACGGGAGTATGCAGTTGGCTGGCTGCCAATACGGTTTCCGCGAGGGCCGGTCGACGCTTGATGCGGTCGACCACGTCCATGCCCTCGCAGACCGGGCGGTCTCCCGGGGTCGGGTGGCGTTGGCAATTAGTCTCGACATCGCCAAGGCatttaacaccctgccctggggcacgatccgggaggcgctccgagaacacggagtgcctccacatctacgggtcgtgttagccaactacctgtcggacaggtggatCAAGTACCCTGGCAGAGGCGGGGTGCCGATACGTCGTAGGGTCATCCGAGGCGTGCCCCAGGGGTCCGTTTTAGGACCCTTGTTATGGAACTTGCGGTACGACTCGGTGTTGCGCGGGCTCCTCCCACCCGGTGTCTTTGTGGTCTGCTACGCAGACGACACATTGATCATCGCGGTAGGTCGGGATGGGACCAGGGTGCAAACCTGGTCCCCCGAATTGAGGCGGTGACGACCCTGTTGGGTCGTCTCCTGCCCAATCTCGGAGGGCCGGAAGAGAGGGTCCGCCGCCTCTACCTGGGGGTCGTGCGATCCATGGCCCTATACGGGTCACCCGTATGGACGCGCGACCTGCTGCGCCGCgtgcagcggcatatggccATCAGGATCGCGCGCGGTTATCCCACGATCTCCCACGAGGCGGCGGCCGTCCTAGCGAGGGTCgtcccctttgatttccagGCGGAGGCACACGCCGACGTGTATCGGCGTGTGCAAGATCTCCGCCGGACGAGGCGATCGAAGCCTACCGGCGCCAAAGGTGGCAG
The DNA window shown above is from Hylaeus volcanicus isolate JK05 unplaced genomic scaffold, UHH_iyHylVolc1.0_haploid 12163, whole genome shotgun sequence and carries:
- the LOC128882719 gene encoding uncharacterized protein LOC128882719, whose product is MALYDCPVWAETLAKCRRTRRTLRRIQRRVAIRVVRAYRTVSTEAALNLAGSLHFDLQAVAAAEVYRRRREYRRSGVDPPGEAVEEWKRQSRRRTRVAWWWELLVSPAARKRAVGAVLANFDSWLDGGHGGLTFWHTQVLTEQGCFDEYLHKVGAEATSEGHQYGAVLNTAQHTVEECPSFAGQRRALQMEIGCDLSLPAVVAAMVDCERSWKAVAFFCEAVISQKEADERERELADEGGGQPPLLPIPSLVEGSVPRGPELRESLAARCPP